The DNA sequence ACACACACGAGCTATGTAGGAACTCCTATTGAACTACCGGCCTGGTCTACGGGCTTCTTGACTAACATTCGCTCAAGAGCTTTAGGATTGCATCAAACCGAAATGGCACCGCATACAGTACCAATCTCGATTGCCGAACTCCTCAAGAACGCATCAAAATAGTAACCGGTTAACAAACGTGCATTGGTGGAACATTTATCACCGGCAACCGGGATTCAGGCAAGCTTAGTATCGAGACAGCAGCTAAACCAGGCCAGGGAAATGGACAAAGAAAAATTGGAGTCCGAATTACGGCAGAAGCTAGTCGTAGACGAACAGATAGGCTCCGACTCCGATGATATCACCGACGGCACAGTAGGCTCGGGGAAAGGGCCACTTGTCGAACCCCAGATAGATCGCAACACGATCCCAGAATCTCCACCCAGACAGACAGGGATATTCGGAAATAAGCGAGAACCGGCTCTCATCAAAGTAAAGAACCTGAAGAGCCGCAAACCAAATAAAGACGCTAATCTGACGCCTCAGGCAAGAATGACTCGCAAAGCCTATCGCTGGCTCGCATTGTTAACAGCGTGCATCGCAATCATTATTGTTCCTATCGCCTATGCCGCCTTTTCAGTGCTCTCGCAGCTGAATCCCAACTCGCTCGGCGTCCAATTTTTCAAAGAAGATTGGCCTACAGAGAAAACAAAAATGCGCCATGAAATAAGTGGCACCACAGACCTCAGTAGAAATCTGCCAACACTTCTCTCGAATTTCGGTGAAGCACTGATTCTGCACAAAGAGTATGAAGAAGCACTTGCAGTTTTCAAGCATTGCCAGAGAGTAACAGCGGGGAAATCAAATTGGTTCGTCTATACGCAACTCCAGATTGCCACCTGCGAACACTTTTTGCACCAGAAGGATTCATCCGTCAAGCTTGATTTCAACAAGACCATCGAAGCTATGAAGATGGGCAAAACAATGAAATCTGAGCAGTGGCGCACAGCAGCGCTGGCGGCAATTCTCGGAAACATGTATGCCGACATCAAAGACTACACCACAGCCGAGTCCTACTTTAATGAAGCAGATGACCTTTTCGGTCAGCAGAGCGCATTCTACTGGCAAAATGAGGTTCGACAGGACGCCTGGAAAACCTGGATGACCAATATGTCCACGCGTGTGTCCAGGATAAAAACGGTGCCAGGTTCGACTCTCACTATTTCAAAGGGCGAGACGAAGAATATCGGGCAACAAGCTACCGCACTTTTGAACGCACAGAAGTATCAGGAATTGGAAGATCTTATTGAAAAGTATTCCAAAACCAGAGTGCAAAAGCGTTCCGGTCACGAAGCCATCGACAGCATTTTTGAGGCTCTCTCAAATCCGAGTGACCAGCAGCAATTTAGTTGGAATGAGCGCCTCCGGCAACTGGAACTCTGGGTCACTCAGAAACCAAAATCTGCCACACCGCATGTGGTGCTAGCCAATTTTTACATCAAATATGCCTGGAACGCCAGGGGAACAGGTTGGGCAAACAGTGTTTCCGACAGCCAGTGGAATATGTACAGAGAACGTCTCTACAAATCCACCAGGCAATTGCAAATGGCTCTGGCGCTGGGTCCTCCCAGTCCATCATGGTTTAGCGTGGCGCAGGTAAACATTCTTGGTGCAGGCGACGATGAGGATAAGAAGCTATACGAGGCACTCAGCGGTTCCGGAAATAGGCTCTATCCAGATTATGTTCCGATCTACCTGAATGCAGTTCATTACTTGCAACCTCGCTGGCATGGAGAGGGGCAAGAGTGGGTCGATTATGCTAACAAAGCAGCAGATGCCGTGGGTGGCGATGAAGGCGATAAGCTATATGCACGTATGGTGGCAAATGTAGACAAGTTCTTTACAGACATCTACAAGGAAGCGCCCAAATTGTCCAGGAAACGCGTTGAGCGAGGCAAGAAACTTCTCGATCAGCAGTTTCGAACCGACCCATTAGGCGCCAAAAACTCTAGTTGATTCAGACGCGGTGACCAGAACCTAATTGAACGCAGTGCCACTATGATGCACTGAACCTGACTACTTGGACGCAGTGCCTACTCAGACGGAGCAGTTTGAGCCGATGTATCAGCTGGTCCGAGATTATATGTCCAGGTGGCGTGCGATTTCGAATCGTTCATGACCAGGGTCGTCACCTGGGCCTTTTCCATGTAAGGCTTGATTGGATCAATAATCGATTTGTGCTGCTTCGGATCTTTCAACTCAGTATCGACTGTCAGCTCCACAGGCTTTTGAACTTCCTTAGTGGCTGGTTCGCCACCAGCTTTGTATTCAAATTTGCCCTTAGCACCCACAGCCGTCAAACCTTGATTGAGACCGTTCTCAATGGCATTGCGCGCATCAAGATAAGTGAGCTTATCCATTGGGTCTTCTTGCACTGGACCACGATGAAAAACCTGTCCGATCCAACTGTTTTGAGCACAAACAAAGACAACGACGATCAGACCGACAAAGACGACAATAAACGGCAGCGGGTTTACACCCGGCGGCTTGGGCAGATTCGATCGACGAAACTCAGGCTTGACGTATTGTTTGGTGCCGCACGAGGGACAGACCTCTTCGTGGCCATGCAAAGGCACCTGACATGTCGGGCAATCGTGCATAACAGCTCACAACCTATTGTCGCGATGTATTTATATCAGTCATGATGCCCGATCTTCTAACTTGTTGAACAGACACGTCACGGGTCCTTAACATATCTGAACCATTCACTTGGCTTGCAGACCCGCGGTATCTCCTTCGAGCGCTGCTGTCGGGACAGCGTAAGCCGGTTTTGGAACTCGAACAATCAATCCATAAACCAGCCCGGCCACCATTCCACCCAGGTGCGCGAATATTGCGACCTGTGGAATTATTTGATCCGAAATTACACTAACTATGGCAAGAGCAGCTAGCCAATAAAGTTCTACTCGCCAGATTCTCTCAGGCAGATAATCTTTCATGCGAAAGATGCCCGCTGCGACAGCTCCGAACATGCCCATAACGGCGCCCGAGGCACCAACTTCGAGAGTGTTGGGATCGAAAAGCGTATGAGCAATGCCGCTCAACATACCGCTGATGAAGTAAATGGCCAGAAATCGCGGCGTGCCGAAAATATTTTGAGCAATTCGCCCGAACCAATAAAGACCAAGCAGATTTACGACACAGTGAGTGAGGTCTTTGTGCAAAAACAAACATGTCAGGAGTCGCCAGTACTGCCCTGACAAGACTAGCTTGGGGTCTAGCACTCCAAACTGAAAAAGTTCGAGACTCAATCTCTCACTTTCAGCACTGGGGAAATAAGTGTGCCAATCGGATATCAGATATGCAAAAGCAATGGTAATGCAAATACATGCCACCACATATGAGTGCTTATTCGGTGCGATGATGTCCTGAATAAATTCGATTTTTTGAAAGATGCGCCAGACCCGCTCATTCTGGAGTCTCCACCGCTGCGGCGTGGGCTCGGAGGAATCAATCAGCTTGAGTTGACTGTTGATCCGATTCTGCCAGGCGCTGAGGTTGGTTGCCTGGGATTTTGCACTTTCAAGTGCATTATCGAACACATCGCGTGCTTCATCCTTAGCACCGCTTGCCACCAGGCACCGTCCCATCCAGTACTGACGGGCATAGTCGGGCAAGGACTGATTTCCGTTGGCGATCAAACTCATGATTTCGTCGACGCGAGTTCGATCACCTGACAAACAGAAAAACGGCATCAACGAAAGAGCAACCCCGCGCACACTCGAACGTGACTCTTCCAGTTTCGAGTCTTCAAGGCACTTCGCCGACGATTCAATATCACCGAGCTCCCCATAGGCGCGACTGGCAGATATCTGCAAGCCGCTTGCTATCTTGGCTCCGGATTTACACTGTCGCTCGTATTGATCGACAATATACTGCCAGT is a window from the Candidatus Melainabacteria bacterium genome containing:
- a CDS encoding DUF4034 domain-containing protein produces the protein MDKEKLESELRQKLVVDEQIGSDSDDITDGTVGSGKGPLVEPQIDRNTIPESPPRQTGIFGNKREPALIKVKNLKSRKPNKDANLTPQARMTRKAYRWLALLTACIAIIIVPIAYAAFSVLSQLNPNSLGVQFFKEDWPTEKTKMRHEISGTTDLSRNLPTLLSNFGEALILHKEYEEALAVFKHCQRVTAGKSNWFVYTQLQIATCEHFLHQKDSSVKLDFNKTIEAMKMGKTMKSEQWRTAALAAILGNMYADIKDYTTAESYFNEADDLFGQQSAFYWQNEVRQDAWKTWMTNMSTRVSRIKTVPGSTLTISKGETKNIGQQATALLNAQKYQELEDLIEKYSKTRVQKRSGHEAIDSIFEALSNPSDQQQFSWNERLRQLELWVTQKPKSATPHVVLANFYIKYAWNARGTGWANSVSDSQWNMYRERLYKSTRQLQMALALGPPSPSWFSVAQVNILGAGDDEDKKLYEALSGSGNRLYPDYVPIYLNAVHYLQPRWHGEGQEWVDYANKAADAVGGDEGDKLYARMVANVDKFFTDIYKEAPKLSRKRVERGKKLLDQQFRTDPLGAKNSS
- a CDS encoding rhomboid family intramembrane serine protease; translation: MNNPFVLWLFPPLLLSIYSLWSHGHSKMSWAWCFFVQGIVIAITSLLGFFIAPGWLFAALAWGEIFLFWAYPRVLVSRIDSSITVLNADAAMQAAKQLKWFYWGQPAEFWIDMVKAVGYFIKGDENAGNKILDQWKVIAPNQLREQIEQYRLTGNVILWNWQYIVDQYERQCKSGAKIASGLQISASRAYGELGDIESSAKCLEDSKLEESRSSVRGVALSLMPFFCLSGDRTRVDEIMSLIANGNQSLPDYARQYWMGRCLVASGAKDEARDVFDNALESAKSQATNLSAWQNRINSQLKLIDSSEPTPQRWRLQNERVWRIFQKIEFIQDIIAPNKHSYVVACICITIAFAYLISDWHTYFPSAESERLSLELFQFGVLDPKLVLSGQYWRLLTCLFLHKDLTHCVVNLLGLYWFGRIAQNIFGTPRFLAIYFISGMLSGIAHTLFDPNTLEVGASGAVMGMFGAVAAGIFRMKDYLPERIWRVELYWLAALAIVSVISDQIIPQVAIFAHLGGMVAGLVYGLIVRVPKPAYAVPTAALEGDTAGLQAK